The following is a genomic window from Microcebus murinus isolate Inina unplaced genomic scaffold, M.murinus_Inina_mat1.0 scaf004_hap2_Mmur4.0, whole genome shotgun sequence.
gaggtaaaagacctctacagggagaacgatgaaacactgaagaaagaaatagcagaggatgtaaacaggtagaaagaagaaaataccatgctcatgggttggcagaatcaacattgttaaaatgtcaatactacccaaagtgacctagagagccaatgcaatccctattaaaacatcatcatcatttttcacagatatagaaaaaatagttttacgttttgtatggaaccagagaagatcccgtatagcaaaatcaatcctaggcaataaaaacaaaataggaggtatcaatttaccagatttcaaattacactacaaggctatagtcattaaaagagcatggtattggcacaagaacagagacattcaCCAGtgcaacagaacaaagaacccagatataaaaccatcctcatatagccaattaatctttgacaaagcagacaaaaacatacattggggaaaagaattcttattcaataactggtgctgggaaaactggatagacacatgtagaagactgaaacaggacccacacctttcacctctcacaaaaatcaactcacgctgggtaacagagtTCATcattaggtatgaaactattggaattctacaggaaaacattggaaatactcttctagacattggcctaggcaaagaatttatgaagaagactccaaagacaatcacagcagcaacaaaaataaataaatgggacctgatcaaagtaaaaagcttctgcacagccaaataaactgtcaagagagcaaacagacaacccacagaatgggagaaaaatttagcaagctacacatccaataaagggctgataaatagaatctatttacaactcaggaaaatcagcaagaaaaaaaatcaaacaaccctatcaaaaaatgggcaaaggacatgaacagaaaattctcaaaagtagacagaataatggccaacaaacatatgaaaaaatgctcaacacctctaattatcagggaaatgcaaatcaaaaccacaatgagatatcacttaactccagtgagaatggcctttatcaaaaagtcccccaaaaataaatgctggcatggatgcagagagagaggaacactcctacactgctggtgggactgcaaactagttcaacctctgtggaaagcaatatggagatacctcaaagtgatacaagtagatttaccatttgatccagcaattccactactgggcatctacccaaaagatcaaaagtcactttatgaaaaaagacacctgcactcgaatgtttatagcagcacaattcacaattgcaaagttgtggaaacaaccaattcatgagtggattaataaaatggcggtatatgtataccatggagtactactcagctttaagaaacaatggtgatatagcacctcttgtattatcctgggttgagctgaaacccattctactaagtgaagtaactcaagaatgggaaaggaagcaccacaggtactcaccagcaaattggtattaacggatcaacaattcagtggacatataggaataacatttatcgggtgtcgggcagatggaaggggggaagacgggatgggcatatacaaacacaatgagtgagatgtgcaacgttttggggatggtcacgctttaGGCTCTGATTTGAGGGGGGAGACAGGGCGTGGGCTGTATACGTAACCTTACCaattgtaccaccataatatgctaaaacaaaataaattagttaaattaattaattaataaaaaaaaacaggggaccagttcactgtccctcagactattggagggcaggactatagttttaaaaaaactatgaacaaattgctatgcacactgcacatatcttattttgaaataaaaaaaaaaaatgggcaaaaacacccacacatggcccgcgggccgtagtttgaggacgcctgttttcATTGAACCACATATTGACTTAAAGTGTATGCAGAGAGTTGTaatgtcatataaaattataatacctaGGTGAAATCAAACACACAATAAACTGACGTCAAGGAAACTAccctaggccgggtgcggtggatcacgcctgtaatcctggcattctgggaggccgaggtgggtggattgcttgaggtcaggagtttgaaacctgcctgagcgagatcccaactctactaaaaaaatcaaaagtaactaataaaccaactaaaaatatatatacaaaaaattagccaggcatggtggtgcatgactgtggtcccagctacttgggaggctgaggcaggaggattgcttgagcccaggagattgaggttgctgtgagctgggctgatgccaagtcactcaatctagcctgggcaacaaagggagactctgtctcaaaaaaaaagcatagatgtTTTTCAAGGGCACAAACATTAAGTTACAAGATCCAAAAGTGTCATAGACCTAATCTACACCATGGTGTCTATAGATAATAATGTTTTGCATCTGAAAATTTGCTGAGTATAGACCATAAGTATTCTGacaacacatacaaaaaagaataagtaacTGTGAggtcatatatattttcactaaCTTGGTTATgttaatcatttcaaaacatataaaCACATCAAATCCTTACATTATCCATAATAATTAGTTACGCTATTCTTATTTGTGAAGAAAATTcatgacacacacaaacacatatatacacacatataaacctGTGAATGACACAGCCCCAGTAAGCATCagactaaagaagagaaaatgatagaATCAGAGTGAGTAAAAGTACAAACCAGAAGTTTAATGCACGTTCAGCACTGTTCTAAGAGCcccaaacatttttaagaaatgtagggAGTAGATacattaaactatattaaaagtGAGAAATTTGGGCACATAGAGTTAAATCATTAATCAGAgttcacaataaaaacacaattttgaaatgaagtaacaataaaaatgctaAGTGTTCTCATAATAAGTAAGAATTTCtatagaaacacatttaaattcacaatattcacaataaaaacacaattttgaagtaaaataacaatatattaccCTAGATTTAGGGAGATACTAAGTGTTCTGATAATAAGTATGAATTTCTgtagaaacacatttaaattcacaatattcacagtaaaaacacaattttgaagtaaaataacagTGTATTTCCCTGGATTTAGGGCGATACTAAGTGTTCTGATAATAAGTATGAATTTCTGTAGAAACAACATTTAATCCTTTCACAAAGGATAACAAatcataaagcagaaaacatacGACATCTGCTTGTGGTCATCCTGGGATTTCTGTCCCAAATACCAATATCACCACGACACTCACACATTTCAGACGTGATGCAATAAatgcagagaaattaaaaaatggtttgtaGACAGGTGtgatgcctcacacctgtaatcctagcactctgggaggccaagggggcaggatcgcttgagctcaggagttcaagaacagtctgagcaagagcaagaccccgtctctactgaaaatagaaaaattagccagagacTGTGgaacatgcctatagttctagctacttgggaggctgaggcaggaggatcacttgagcccaagactttgaggctgcagtgagcttccgagatgccattgcactctactcaggttgacagagtgacactctgtctcaaaaaaaaaaattctttaccatagattttattaaatatacacacatatttccatGTCTGCAATGGAATGGAAAGCAGTCAGTACCTGCAGTCCCTTATAAACCATGAGCAGGGCTTTTGTTCTCACTCTAACCTTAAATTAACTAcactgaagagaaataaagtccttagaTAATTTAACGGTAAGGGACAGGGAAGCCTGTATCAAAGATTAAGATAAGGAAACTCAGGCTTGCCAGAACCATGGAAGCAGAGTTTTGCAGACCACTTTTCAAGGTCTGGCTTTCTTCTTGACCTTTGGACCTCTCTCCTGTCCGTCACCTGCTTCATTCACTGCCACCTACCTGGGTGTTTGGCGACTGTCTCATTTGTCTTCACTTTCCAGGGCTCTGTTCTTTGCTCCAGACAGGTGATCAGGTCTGGCTTAGAGgcaacaagacctgttttatttgaagaaaagtgACATGACATTTTTGAGATTCTTCCATTACCAATGGTGTACTGTGCTCAGTAGAGAAACGGGAACAGTACAGAAGAccctaaaacaaaattaatccCAAAACACTAATGCCTGACAGatactttataatatttagaaagtacttaaaatttgGGGGTCCTTAGCTCCATTACCCAATACTTGTGGAATCAAATATTGGTGGTGGAAATTGGATTGTAAACTGTGAGCAACAAAATCTTATGCCACCAAATTTTTGGAATTATCACTAACGAAGAGTGAAAGATACTGATCagttcaagaaagagaaagattaatgtcaagataaaaaagattgaagattttctttcctataccaagaaatttcaatttttccttggaAACAAACATCTGAACTTCACTCATGCAAAgcagaaaatcccagaaaaattctgcataagtagaatataaaattcttagtggggaataaaaattatgtattgagATTATCTTTACCCACAAACACCAAATTtctgtagttctctaacatcacatccctatagaaattccgctgagcattgtcaagacatgcccactcctccagagagaattctatggccacatccctgaatgtcaacagtccctgaaaaacaaaacaaaatgaaacacatatTTACCAAGTGGTCATGTGGAGATTTCACTGTTGGTGAAATAACAGATTAAAGAGAAATGGTTCTGACTCATATGAGTAACTGGAATTATTCAAAACGAcaatttttaacacagaaatattCTCTAATGTGTTATCTGACTCTGGGGAGAGACAATGACATAAGGTCCACAAAACTCGTGTAGATATTATAGTTTTTTGACAGATAAGGTATAAAATTCAAGTTACCGACAcaggcatttatatttttgagtactATATTTATATCATACAGCACAAGTCATGTatatttttcagatagaaaagTCATGTTCAATTACATGGTATTAATACTTCTTCAGTGTTACAAAGATTTCAATATGTACAACAATGAACTATAAATcctattaaaatagattttcatttcaaatatctgGGGCGAAGTTGAGTTgctgaatttctaacaagctcagcAGTGACATCAACACTTCTGGccaaaagggaatatttttcaaacaattggAAAGCAGCAGAGCCTACCTTTATCTCAGTACATCTAACCAGGAAAGAAAGATGAGAgcctttattttccaaagcaggttatatgcaaagagaatctaaaaagaaaatgggagcTTCCAGATAAAATGTGATGGTTTATGCCCATGATTAGGTAAAACTACCCAAGgtatttaataattaagaaaaaaaataattaactcaatactagaaaaatgatagaaaacacGTTAgccaagtgaataaaattaatgtcAACTATAATACAACAAATTAGTATCAGGTGTCAATGCACACAGACATACCACCActgctgtgatattttgatatttttagccaaaggaaaaaagtaaattatagtcTGAATCTAATCCTGAACATCAGTTTTATGCAAAGTTCAAGCTACTGATATCTATTTTGTTCTGTAATCTCTAACGATGTatttaaatagtctttctttagTATCCTACAGAGGAAATCtcttctaattattctttttctcagaatGTTCTGAGATATTCTGAACAATTAATGTGTATTCTATTAATCTTATTTTACACCGAACTGACAGAGCATGTAGATAAAACCTAAATGGTACATGTTACCCGTCTTCACTGATATCCTAGGGACTGAACTCATCTCTAACAGTAATCTTGGGCATCCAAGATTCTGCTTCCAAGATGTTCAACAGCtacaaagggaatatttttaatattggagGTTATAAATGTATGGTGACAATTATAGATGGCCTACAAGAAGCCTGGATGGAAAGAAGGCTCTAGTATATagacaaaaagaatttttcagagattcttgactatctttaagaaaaaggggaaaaaagcagttgAGATGAACAGATTAGGTAcagaaatcaaaggagaaaaattcaaGTTTGCAAAGTCTGAACATGACATTCCGAGAGGAAAAGTGAATACAGCCCCTGACCTGGGACACATTCACCtgagaaccagccatttctttgtctgcttccttctctgaaaTTCCTTCTGTGTTAAGATTATCTGGAAAATTCACCCTTGCATCTTGAGAGTATGCATCTAAAGGTGTCAGCACAACCCTTCCCCCTGATACTTCCACACCCAGAGCAAAAAGACCATGAAGTGCAGAAAAAATTGACACTGCCTTGTCCTTTATTACAAGAGAGAGTAAGGAGCGTCAAACTCCTACgtaaatatcaaaatttgagtcttttctttcctactctcagctccccttccctcccacagtCATCAGCAATTTTTGCACAGGAGTGGATATATGGACCACACAGACCTGTCCTTATAAAATACAAGCAGAGCAGGGCCTGTGGCCTTCCTTTGGAACAATGTGTGAATTCAAGTCTCGTGGATATATCTCAGAGCCCTTGTATTTTCCCCTAGCTGCAACTTAGCACCATGTGGGCACTTCATTAAAATCACATCCATGGTCCCACCTAGACCAATGGACACTCTGTAGGAGAGGGCACAGGTGATGGTGCCTGGAGGGAGAATCTCTTAGAATGTGCCTACAAATCATTTGGTAATCTGGAGTCCACTCTAAGTAATGTGATCCTAGAGCCAAGGAATTCATCCAAGGGGTCCATGAATTGGCTTCCTGAAAAAGTCCCCTGTGAATGCTGACGTTGCTTCTCCTAGACCCACTTATGAGAAGCACTCAACTATAGACAGCAAGAACAGCACATAGAGAGCATCACACCCAACACTCTTATGACAAAAATACTTTTGGTCCAAAGTGAAGACCACCAATTGCCATCCTGAAACATGGCATTCTATTAAAAGATTACAGAGGCTAGAGAAAACGGCGGTGTCTGAGTAAGTCTGCATTTCGAAAACAACATGAGCCATGCCTTAATGCTACATTTCCTGAGCATGTAGGATGTGTTCCCAAGTATGTTgcatcagtggtccccaaccttatTACAGGTACCTGGGACcattttcaaggaagacaattttccccCACACTGGGGAGTTGGAgtatggtttggggatgattcaattACATTGCATTTTTTTGTGAATTTCAGATTACTACATTgtaacacataataaaataattctacaactCGCCATAACTGGTGGATCACTGTGCTACAGTGCTGGAAAGTTCCAAGTTTGGGAGTTAATTCTCATAATACCCTGGGAGGTGAATACTAAAGTCCCCATAATTTCCAGAATTTAGGTGATGGGCCCACcctgtttcctttatttttccttccttccttccttccttccttccttccttccttccttccttccttccttccttccttccttgcttccttccttccctccctccctccctccctcccctgggaggTGAATACTAAAGTCCCCATAATTTCCAGAATTTAGGTGATGGGCCCaccctgtttcttttatttttctttctttctttttttctttctttctttctttctttctttctttctttctttctttctttctttctttctttctttctttctttctttctctttctttctttctttctttctctctctctttctctccttccttccttccttccttccttccttccttccttccttccttccttccttctctctctctctctctctctctctctctctctctctctctctctctctctttctttctttctttctttctcacagtgtcttgctctgtcacccaggctagagtgctatggcatcagcctcactcacagcaacctccaactcctgggatcaagcgatcctcctgactcagcctcctgagtacctgggacctCAGGCATGCACACCATcctcagctaattttctctatacacATTTTTCGTTAAccaattaattcctttatatTCATAGTATAGACGAggtcactcttgctcatgctggttttcaactcttgaccttcagcaatccgtctgcctcagcttcccagagtgctgggattacaggcctgagctgccacacctggcccacCTCGTTCTTTTAACtatcatgattttaaaagaaaaatgtaaggccgggcatggtggctcacctagcactagtactctgggaggctgaggcaggcggatcgttcgaggtcaggagttcgagaccagcctgagtaagagtgagacgccggctctactaaaatagaaagaaattaattggtccactaaaactatataggaaaaattggccaggcacggtggcccatgcctgtagtgccagcaactagggaggctgaggcaggaggatagcttgagcccaggaggtagaggtttctgtgagctaggctgatgccatggcaccctagcctgggtgacagagcaagactctgttccaaataaataaataaataagaaagaaaatggtacagAATAAAAGCTAAATATAATCAGATGGAACAGATAGACAAAGGAAAAGTGGACTGTAGTTTGCAGGGATTTTTCCATTGTCTTTATATTTACTGTCTTGTAACTTGTGCAGCAACTGCTAAATGCAGAGGAATACACTTAAGGCCTCAAAACAAATAGTCTTTTGTCCTTATCTATCTGAAAGTCTTTGCTTCAAGCCCCCCTGGTGGACCCCAGAAACAAACCATGGAAGATTGCTCTCTGATCCATAAATCTCTCTTTGGTCTAATAAACTCTatcatgtccttttttttttttttttttagacagagtctcgctctgtcacccagggctagagtgctgtggtgtcagcctcactcacagcaacctccaactcctggactcaagcgatcctcctgcctcagcctctcaagtagttgggagtacaggcatgtgccatcacacctggctaatattatatatatatatatatatatatatatatatatacatacatatatacgtatatatatatgtgtgtgtatatacatacatgtttaattttccagctaatttttttctatttttagtagacacagggtctcgctcttgctcaggctggtctcaaactccccaCCTCCAGTGcttctccctcctgggcctcccagagggctgagATGACAGGCGTGAACCTCTGTGCCGGGCCTATATCGTGTCTTCAAGGGGTGCCTTAGAGTAATTTTAACACcagaggggagggatggggacCACAGGGCCTACAGCTCCTCCCACGCATGAACCCCGCACCCCAGTCGAAATCCTTCCCTGTTGACCCTGCCATAGTCCCTGCACAAGCTAGGGGAGACACAGGGCTGCACCTTGGAACCACCCGGAGGAACCCAGCTCTCAGCCGCATGGCCTGAGGGCAAAGCTGGGTTGGTGCATCCTCATGTCTGCAGACTCTGGACCGGCGGGAAACCGGGGACCTGCCCCAGCCAGTTCTGATGAGTTCCAAACCCCCTAGCACAGCCGCCATGCACACTCACCATTTTCTCACTTCCGTGGTGCCCAGGGATCCTTCCTGCAGATGAATCCACAGGTCAGAGGGCGGCAGAAGCAGAGGGTCACCTGAGttctgcaaagcaaagaagaaCTGAACACACAGACGACAAACCGGAACTTGGAGGACTCGAAGGAGAAAAAGACCGGGCCAGGTCCCGGAAGTCTCGCCCTCCGACTGCGTGCCTGATTGGACAGTTCCCGCACCAAGATTTCTGATTGGGTAGAGCTCCAGGCCACACCCCTCGGAGCCCTGACTGACATATAATGGGATCCCACCCACTAATGGCGGCAACCAGGGCTTTCTCTCTGGTGCTTCCCGGAGGATGTTCCCATTTAACCTggtatatactgtgtttcctcgAAAGTCAGCCGACCCCATACAATAAGCACCTGCAGGATGTGTAAGCACAGGCACCATAGacgccccaccccgaaaatcagccctagtgatgggtgtggctacgcagcacatctgcaaaACCCATGCGTGTCTCTGGGGGGCGGACAgaggaagagcagcccttctcatctgcccccttAAAGCTCTGTGGCTAGACAGGAGACATGGGTTCtggatggttctaaaggaaacagagtcagaagacattcaggatgggatccggggtttggagagtgaggaggatgttctagaagaagacgacttcactctatttgaatccatggagatggttgtaccgtgcttaaaaaaaaacacataccctgaaaataatccctcggttgtcttcttgagggaaaaaaaataaaagatcctgTCTGATTTTTGGGGAAACGTGGTAGGTTATATCCATGTTGGACGCGGTGACTCACACAtgtcatcccagcaccctgggaagctgaagcaggaggattgctcaaggacaggagtttaagggaaggctgagcaagagtgagaccctgtttctactaaaaaaatagaaagaaattagtcggacaaataaaaatacatacaaaaaaattagccaggcatagaggtgaatgcctgtactcccagctactcaggaagctgaggcaggaggatcccttgagcccagatgttGGAGGCTGCTgcgagtgaggctgatgccacagcactctagcccaggccacaaagtgagactctgtctcagaaaaaaggaaaaataaacgttatcttcatttatgaataacgtatatcatattcaaaattggaaactgtacaatgacaaacattttaacatttcagatTTGGTAAAGGTGGTATTATTTTACTGCTTAATGTTTCTGATGCACTTTGGTAGGTGTGGGGGTTTTCTGCTGTCCTGATCTGTCTACTTTCATCAACACTACACTGCTTTAAGtacagaacatttattttcaagtgttttaACTTCTTATGGGAGAAGAAAACCTCATTGTGTGCTTCCCACTGGAATTTTGGCTATACTTATAAGCTTGTTCTTCCATGTGCCTTTTGCAAAATCATTGCTAGGTTTTAAAAAGCTGACAGAATCTATTATGAGATCCAATGCCATGTTGAAGGCACAAAGGACAAAGGACCTCTTTAtagtattcattttgtatccctACAAGAACAAGATAGAACTCTCTATGTGTTTAAGtctttgttcatatatttcaagaatgctcttgtattttgtttatataggcTCCACATTTCCCATTCAATTTGTTACtgattgtattttgatttttcaaactcACTTTATAGTATACTCTTTTGTTGCGTGCTTACACTGTACTGCCAAACCTGGCAGGAATTGCTGCGTGGAAACCTACATATTCCTTCCACTTTAATACAAGGGGTGAGATGCAGCCAgttccctctgtccctctttgGAGTGGAATCTCCCAGCATGCTCACCAGATCAACACCCTCAACCACAGTGAACATCAGCAACCCCACAAGACACAGGAAATGAGCAGGAAGGGATGCATCAAAGTCTGGGACTTCAACCCCCTGGCAATAAGAGTCTTGTCTTTCAGCTTGACTGTctgaataaagataattatacCCATTTCTATAATTGCTATCTGCTGGCAGCACTCTGGTGGTGAGACAGGAAGCCAGTACTTTGCCCATTTGAGACTTGGCAGGTCAGACCTCATGCTTCAAGGCAGAACTGACATCCTCAGCTGCTGCCTGCTATGCCCTGGCCATCAGCCTGAGTTCCAAAGTCTGCTGCTCATGCCGTAATGTCACAAACATGAACAAGCAGACACTACTGAGACCCAGGGTTAGTGCTAGGAGGCAGGGGGGGTTATGGGCCACTGGGTTGGCAGGGATGCCTAGCAACAAGGTTTCTTGAGGCATCCAACAATACTCACCACCATCTACCACCATACCACCCTGGATGTGACCAATCTGATCTGATCTTGAAAGCTAAGCAGGGTAAGGCCGGTTAGTACTCGGATGGGAGACCACCTGGGAATACCAGGTGCTGTAGGCTTTTGCCACTTTTCTGTAGCATGCCTTGGAGAGTTGGGGTGATGTAGAGGAGGATTGAGCTGATATAGGGGAGGGTTGGAAGGCCAACCCAGCCTATGAGGTTGCCACAGCTCCCATCCCCATCCACTAACACATATCATAAACACTatctctaaccctaaacctaaaccgtAACACTTATGTAACCCGAACACATAGCCCTAAACTGTAACCCTAAGCActaaaccctaacactaaccactaATACCTATGCGAACCCTAAACCTTAACCAGTAA
Proteins encoded in this region:
- the LOC142866379 gene encoding KRAB domain-containing protein 5-like — encoded protein: MGLLTFRDVAIEFSLEEWACLDNAQRNFYRDVMLENYRNLVFVGLVASKPDLITCLEQRTEPWKVKTNETVAKHPELSSHCTQDLLPGQSIKDSSQKSIMRLYGTCSPENVHLRKARECVGKRSNVINA